The following are encoded together in the Ornithorhynchus anatinus isolate Pmale09 unplaced genomic scaffold, mOrnAna1.pri.v4 scaffold_264_arrow_ctg1, whole genome shotgun sequence genome:
- the NAT9 gene encoding N-acetyltransferase 9, whose amino-acid sequence MRVNQNTVLQGKRVALVPYTSEHVPRYHKWMESEELQRLTASEPLTLEQEYAMQLSWQEDADKCTFIILDADKWPGAPGTAEESCMVGDVNLFLSNPEDPTVAEIEVMIAEPSYRGRGFGTEAVLMMMLYGVTRLRLAAFEAKIGQENKPSLQMFRKLRFEQVGVSPIFQEVTLRLAVGSPERQWLLQQTSHVEETSYRPAPPGQGDLTGPAQEHCGTPAVTP is encoded by the exons ATGAGGGTGAACCAGAACACTGTGCTGCAAGGGAAGAGAGTGGCACTGGTGCCCTACACTTCAGAACATGTGCCCAG ATACCACAAGTggatggagtcagaagagctTCAGCGGCTCACGGCCTCCGAGCCCCTGACCCTGGAGCAGGAGTATGCGATGCAGCTCAGCTGGCAGGAGGACGCTGACA AGTGCACCTTCATCATTCTGGATGCGGACAAGTGGCCGGGAGCCCCAGGCACGGCTGAGGAGAGCTGCATGGTGGGGGATGTGAACCTGTTTCTCTCCAACCCGGAGGACCCCACCGTCGCAGAGATCGAGGTTATGATTGCGG AGCCCAGCTACCGGGGCCGGGGTTTTGGTACAGAGGCTgttctgatgatgatgttgtatG GTGTGACCAGGCTGAGACTAGCTGCATTTGAGGCCAAAATTGGGCAGGAGAACAAGCCCAGTCTGCAGATGTTCAGAAAGCTCCGCTTTGAGCAG GTGGGGGTGAGCCCCATATTCCAGGAGGTGACGCTGCGCCTGGCCGTGGGGAGCCCGGAGCGACAGTGGCTCCTTCAGCAGACGAGCCACGTGGAGGAGACGTCTTACCGACCGGCACCGCCGGGCCAAGGGGACCTGACTGGGCCGGCCCAGGAACACTGCGGGACCCCCGCTGTCACCCCTTGA